In the genome of Clostridia bacterium, one region contains:
- a CDS encoding TIGR03936 family radical SAM-associated protein: MRLWAKFTKKEKLKYLSHLDLVRTFERSFRRSRLPVTFTKGYNPHVKFAFASALPVGTSSTSEYIDIYLDSQLHALDVMNRLNCSLPDGIIVTDIKEVEADFPSLMSLIRGAEYKLTLTEPLIKTEGHINQCIVEMLNKKDVFIDKKTKKGWKKVDLKPLIVSASYKNNYFEIFLKTGSVANATPEQFIQALNDYTDLSLDMDIIDIQRKGLFINNRTELKETPFDYKL, from the coding sequence ATGAGACTATGGGCTAAATTCACCAAAAAAGAAAAATTAAAATATTTATCTCATTTAGACCTAGTAAGGACTTTTGAGAGAAGCTTCAGGAGAAGCAGACTTCCTGTTACTTTTACAAAAGGATATAATCCACATGTAAAATTTGCATTTGCATCTGCTTTGCCGGTAGGTACTAGCAGTACTTCTGAATATATAGACATATATTTAGATTCTCAACTGCATGCTTTAGATGTTATGAACAGACTGAATTGTAGTTTACCTGATGGCATAATAGTTACAGATATTAAAGAGGTGGAAGCGGATTTTCCATCTCTAATGTCTTTAATTAGAGGGGCTGAATATAAATTAACTTTAACTGAACCTTTAATTAAAACAGAGGGACACATAAATCAATGCATAGTTGAAATGTTGAATAAAAAAGATGTTTTTATCGATAAAAAAACCAAAAAAGGATGGAAAAAGGTTGATTTAAAACCTTTAATTGTGAGCGCTTCATATAAAAACAATTATTTTGAAATTTTTTTGAAAACCGGTAGTGTAGCCAATGCTACACCGGAGCAATTTATACAGGCGTTGAACGATTATACTGATTTAAGTTTGGATATGGATATTATCGACATTCAAAGAAAGGGATTATTTATAAATAATCGAACAGAATTAAAGGAGACACCTTTTGACTATAAACTTTAA
- a CDS encoding Rne/Rng family ribonuclease, whose protein sequence is MSKEIVSDINFEQTRVALLEDGDLVEIYIERHDNRRIVGNIYKGKVSNVLSGMQAAFVDIGLDKNAFLYIGDIATDKSVFEFENSQMNIDNISITDVLRPGQEIVVQVVKEPIERKGPRITTNITIPGKYLVLMPTVNHTGVSKRIQEEDERNRLKLIAEKIKRDDIGIIVRTAARNKTEEELKKELSYLESLWENIKQKIADAKAPSTIYQDENLMYRIFRDIFCDDIDKFVINDRECYQNICDYARCSSPELVDRIIYSDNIHIFDEYNIESKILKAINRKVWLDCGGYLVIDQTEALTVIDVNTGKFVGSKNLEDTVFITNLQAAKEIAKQLRLRDIGGIIIIDFIDMEVEQHQNEVLELLKQSLEKDRTKTNVLGITKLGLVEITRKKIRQRIRSVLQKPCPYCEGTGKVFSEETMVIKVKRKISKLFADSGAEAVLIEVYPDVASMVIGQNGEGLLQLENQFKGKVYIKGNYNLHIEDIKIKAIGDDKAINSLAMPVKQGEILYLNIEGRHVAQNRNGIGRIDGYIVDVENAGNLVGKRVKIKIEKVFRTYAKAIITS, encoded by the coding sequence ATGAGCAAAGAAATAGTATCTGATATAAATTTTGAACAAACAAGAGTAGCCTTATTAGAAGATGGAGACTTGGTCGAAATTTACATAGAAAGACATGATAATCGCAGAATAGTGGGTAATATATACAAAGGAAAGGTTTCAAATGTTTTATCCGGTATGCAGGCGGCCTTTGTGGATATAGGACTTGATAAAAATGCGTTTTTATACATAGGAGATATTGCTACAGATAAATCAGTGTTTGAATTTGAAAACTCGCAAATGAATATAGACAACATATCAATAACGGATGTTCTCAGACCAGGACAGGAAATAGTAGTCCAAGTTGTAAAAGAACCCATAGAAAGAAAGGGGCCAAGGATTACTACTAATATCACTATACCCGGTAAATATCTTGTTTTGATGCCAACAGTCAATCATACAGGGGTATCTAAAAGGATACAAGAGGAAGATGAAAGGAATCGGTTAAAGCTAATAGCTGAAAAAATAAAGCGGGATGATATTGGTATAATTGTAAGGACTGCAGCTAGAAATAAAACAGAAGAAGAACTAAAGAAAGAACTGTCGTATTTGGAAAGTCTTTGGGAAAATATTAAGCAGAAAATCGCGGATGCCAAAGCTCCTTCGACTATATATCAAGATGAAAATTTGATGTATAGGATATTCAGGGATATTTTTTGTGATGATATAGATAAGTTTGTAATAAACGATAGAGAATGCTATCAAAACATATGTGATTATGCCAGATGTTCTTCACCAGAACTGGTTGATAGGATAATATATTCAGATAACATACATATATTTGATGAATATAACATTGAATCAAAGATATTGAAGGCTATAAACAGAAAGGTCTGGTTGGATTGTGGTGGATATCTTGTAATAGATCAGACAGAAGCTTTGACTGTAATTGATGTAAATACAGGAAAATTTGTGGGATCAAAAAATCTAGAAGATACTGTATTTATAACTAATCTACAAGCTGCAAAAGAAATAGCGAAACAGCTGAGGCTTAGGGATATAGGAGGAATAATAATAATTGATTTTATCGACATGGAGGTTGAACAGCATCAGAATGAGGTTTTGGAATTATTAAAACAGAGTCTGGAAAAGGACAGAACTAAAACTAACGTGCTAGGCATTACAAAATTAGGACTAGTTGAAATAACTAGAAAAAAAATAAGACAGAGAATAAGGTCTGTGTTGCAAAAGCCTTGCCCATATTGTGAAGGTACAGGGAAAGTTTTTTCTGAAGAGACAATGGTGATAAAGGTAAAACGAAAGATAAGCAAGCTTTTTGCTGATAGTGGGGCTGAAGCAGTTCTTATTGAAGTGTATCCTGATGTTGCCTCTATGGTTATTGGTCAGAACGGAGAGGGATTATTACAACTAGAAAATCAATTTAAAGGAAAAGTTTATATAAAAGGTAACTATAATCTACATATTGAAGATATAAAAATCAAAGCAATAGGTGATGATAAAGCGATAAACTCCCTTGCAATGCCGGTAAAGCAAGGAGAAATACTCTATCTGAACATTGAAGGGAGACATGTTGCTCAAAACAGAAATGGTATAGGAAGGATCGATGGTTATATAGTAGATGTTGAAAATGCGGGAAACTTAGTTGGTAAGCGAGTAAAGATAAAAATTGAAAAGGTATTTAGGACATATGCAAAAGCAATAATAACAAGTTGA
- the rplU gene encoding 50S ribosomal protein L21 — translation MYAIIKTGGKQYRVKEGDEIFVEKLGIDEGEAVEFDEVLAISDENGLKYGTPYLKNAKVCADVVKNGKGKKIIVFKYKPKKDYRRKQGHRQPYTKVKITKIEF, via the coding sequence ATGTATGCAATAATTAAGACTGGCGGAAAACAGTATAGAGTTAAAGAAGGGGACGAAATATTTGTAGAAAAGCTGGGGATAGATGAGGGAGAAGCTGTAGAATTTGATGAGGTTTTAGCAATATCAGATGAAAATGGCTTAAAGTATGGAACTCCTTATCTTAAAAATGCAAAAGTATGTGCTGATGTAGTTAAAAACGGCAAAGGAAAGAAGATTATTGTTTTTAAATATAAGCCTAAAAAAGATTATAGGAGAAAGCAAGGACATAGACAGCCATATACCAAGGTGAAGATAACAAAGATTGAATTCTAA
- a CDS encoding ribosomal-processing cysteine protease Prp, with protein MINVVFYKDNSKGYCGFLAEGHAGFDEYSKDIVCSAVSMLTQTILLGIVEVLNIDANFRVHPGYIKCIIPPLDDENLQQKVNLLLETMYTGLRGIECDYRGYIKICEKEVQYGDED; from the coding sequence ATGATAAATGTAGTATTCTATAAAGACAATTCAAAAGGTTATTGTGGTTTTTTGGCTGAAGGACATGCCGGCTTTGACGAATACAGCAAAGATATTGTTTGTTCTGCTGTATCCATGTTGACTCAGACTATATTGTTGGGAATTGTTGAAGTTTTGAATATAGATGCAAACTTCAGAGTTCATCCAGGATATATTAAATGTATAATTCCACCTCTGGATGATGAAAATCTTCAACAAAAAGTAAATCTACTTTTAGAAACTATGTATACCGGATTGAGAGGTATTGAATGCGATTATAGAGGATATATAAAGATATGTGAAAAGGAGGTGCAGTACGGTGATGAGGATTGA
- the rpmA gene encoding 50S ribosomal protein L27, translated as MMRIDLQLFAQKKGVGSSRNGRDSESKRLGLKRTDGQFVLAGNIIVRQRGTKIHPGINVGRGSDDTLFAKVDGIVKFERKGKDRKQVSIYSDEAMA; from the coding sequence GTGATGAGGATTGATTTGCAGCTATTTGCTCAAAAAAAAGGAGTTGGTAGCTCTAGAAACGGAAGAGATAGCGAGTCAAAAAGGTTAGGATTAAAAAGAACAGATGGCCAGTTTGTACTTGCAGGGAATATAATAGTAAGGCAGAGAGGGACCAAGATCCACCCCGGAATTAATGTAGGTAGGGGCAGTGATGATACATTGTTTGCAAAGGTAGATGGAATCGTTAAGTTTGAAAGAAAAGGAAAAGACAGAAAGCAGGTTAGCATTTATAGCGATGAGGCAATGGCATAA
- the obgE gene encoding GTPase ObgE — protein MFVDKAKIYVKAGDGGDGAISFRREKYIPNGGPDGGDGGNGGDIVIIADDSKNTLIDFRYKKHFKAPRGESGGKNNRKGKDGQSIVLKVPVGTIIRESISGQTLFDLTKCGEKVVICKGGQGGKGNARFATSTRQAPKFAHAGTIGEEMWIEMELKLIADVGLIGFPNVGKSTLLSSISSANPKIANYHFTTLEPNLGVVQTGEGSSFVVADIPGIIQGAHKGIGLGHDFLRHIERTKILVHVVDISGSEGRDPKEDFIKVNEELEYYDRDLRKKLQIVAANKADIVSDDDKLIKFTEFIQSEGYKVFIISAVTKKGIRDLINEIKYQLSQYNLDTAKADDSDDQKIKYYSIENIEEHGENSISIENRDGTYLVKGKYIERLIRNINFDDEYSFNYFQKMLIKKGVFDALREAGINDGDTVRIGDIEFDFIE, from the coding sequence ATGTTTGTAGACAAGGCCAAGATATATGTCAAAGCAGGGGATGGCGGCGATGGAGCTATATCTTTTAGGAGAGAAAAGTATATTCCGAATGGAGGCCCAGATGGCGGTGATGGTGGTAATGGAGGAGACATTGTTATAATAGCAGATGATTCTAAAAATACTTTGATAGATTTTAGATATAAAAAACATTTTAAAGCACCTAGAGGAGAGAGTGGTGGTAAGAACAATAGAAAAGGCAAAGATGGACAAAGCATAGTATTGAAAGTTCCTGTTGGTACTATTATTAGAGAATCTATTTCAGGGCAAACACTATTTGATCTTACTAAATGTGGAGAAAAGGTAGTAATATGTAAAGGAGGGCAGGGAGGCAAAGGAAACGCAAGATTTGCCACTTCTACTCGCCAGGCCCCTAAATTTGCACATGCAGGTACCATAGGTGAAGAGATGTGGATAGAGATGGAACTTAAGTTGATCGCTGATGTTGGATTGATAGGATTCCCTAATGTGGGTAAGTCAACTTTGTTATCCAGTATTTCTTCTGCTAATCCCAAGATCGCTAATTATCATTTTACTACATTAGAGCCCAATTTAGGTGTTGTACAAACCGGTGAGGGAAGTAGCTTTGTGGTAGCAGACATACCTGGTATAATCCAGGGAGCACATAAAGGAATAGGCTTAGGACATGATTTCTTAAGACATATTGAGAGAACCAAGATTCTTGTACATGTTGTTGATATTTCGGGATCTGAAGGTAGAGATCCTAAAGAGGATTTTATCAAGGTAAATGAGGAACTAGAATATTATGACCGAGATTTGAGAAAGAAGCTTCAGATCGTAGCTGCAAACAAGGCGGATATTGTATCAGATGATGATAAATTAATAAAATTTACTGAATTTATACAGAGCGAAGGATACAAAGTCTTTATTATTTCTGCAGTAACTAAGAAAGGTATAAGGGATTTAATAAATGAGATAAAGTATCAATTGTCACAGTACAATTTAGATACTGCTAAAGCTGATGATTCAGATGACCAAAAAATAAAATATTATAGTATAGAGAATATTGAAGAACATGGCGAAAACAGTATATCAATAGAAAATAGAGATGGTACTTATCTTGTAAAGGGCAAGTATATAGAGAGACTGATTAGAAACATTAATTTTGATGATGAATATTCCTTTAATTATTTTCAAAAAATGTTGATTAAAAAAGGTGTGTTTGATGCATTAAGGGAAGCTGGAATAAATGATGGTGATACTGTTAGAATTGGGGATATTGAATTTGACTTTATTGAATGA
- the yhbY gene encoding ribosome assembly RNA-binding protein YhbY has translation MITSKQRSMLRSVANSMDSIFQVGKNGLSKNLISQLNDALEAREVIKIKVLENCKEDIKDVARLICDETKSEIVQIIGSKIILYKKSEKNIYDM, from the coding sequence TTGATAACAAGTAAGCAGAGGAGCATGTTGCGTTCGGTTGCAAATAGTATGGATTCTATATTTCAGGTGGGTAAGAATGGGCTCAGCAAGAATCTCATATCTCAATTAAATGATGCGCTTGAAGCGAGGGAAGTAATAAAGATAAAAGTTTTAGAAAATTGTAAAGAGGATATAAAGGATGTTGCAAGACTTATTTGTGATGAGACGAAATCTGAAATCGTACAAATTATTGGCAGTAAAATAATACTATATAAAAAATCAGAGAAAAATATCTATGATATGTAG
- the nadD gene encoding nicotinate-nucleotide adenylyltransferase, whose product MESISENNRIGIMGGTFDPIHYGHLVTAEAIRHQFDLKKVIFVPSGNPPHKKNRLITRNKHRYLMTVLATVTNEYFDVSRIELNKEGYTYTIDTIKEFREIYGEGNELFFITGADALLEIFTWKNAEELLELCQFIAATRPGFDSKEIDQQLKNIWTRFGKHIYAVEVPSLAISSTDIRERVNMDRPIKYLVPEAVENYIKKNNLYK is encoded by the coding sequence ATGGAAAGCATATCAGAGAATAATCGAATAGGAATTATGGGAGGAACATTTGATCCTATTCACTATGGACATTTAGTAACTGCAGAAGCTATTAGACATCAATTTGATCTTAAAAAAGTAATTTTTGTTCCTTCAGGGAATCCCCCCCATAAGAAAAATAGATTAATAACTAGAAATAAACATAGGTATTTGATGACTGTATTGGCAACTGTCACAAATGAATATTTCGATGTTTCTAGGATTGAACTGAACAAAGAAGGCTATACATATACCATTGATACAATAAAGGAATTTAGAGAGATCTATGGAGAGGGTAATGAATTGTTTTTTATAACAGGTGCAGATGCGTTGTTGGAGATATTCACATGGAAGAATGCAGAGGAGTTGTTGGAACTATGTCAGTTTATTGCTGCAACGAGACCGGGTTTTGATTCTAAAGAAATTGATCAACAATTGAAAAATATATGGACCAGATTCGGCAAGCATATTTATGCGGTGGAAGTTCCTTCCCTTGCGATTTCTTCTACTGATATCAGGGAAAGAGTTAATATGGATAGACCTATAAAATACCTGGTTCCTGAAGCTGTAGAAAATTATATAAAAAAGAATAATTTATACAAATAA
- the yqeK gene encoding bis(5'-nucleosyl)-tetraphosphatase (symmetrical) YqeK, translating to MLKIDMIKERLKGYLDDKRYVHSLNVANTAVELAKLCQQQPIKFEIAGLLHDCAKCFTRNKSLYYVNKYKLELDSITMNLSALNHGPIGAVVAKHEFDIKDNDILNAIYYHTTGRENMSTLMKITYLADFIEPAREYPGVEQLRKIAFSGDLNGAVLKAFDNTIIYVVHNQKPLHPRTVYARNYLLEKQS from the coding sequence ATGTTAAAAATAGATATGATAAAAGAGAGATTAAAAGGATATCTTGATGATAAAAGATATGTGCATTCTTTAAATGTAGCAAATACTGCAGTTGAGCTTGCAAAACTATGCCAGCAACAGCCCATAAAATTTGAGATAGCTGGATTGCTACATGACTGCGCAAAGTGTTTTACTCGAAATAAGAGCTTATATTATGTAAATAAATATAAGCTCGAATTGGATAGTATAACTATGAATTTATCTGCATTAAATCATGGGCCTATTGGAGCAGTGGTTGCAAAACATGAATTTGATATAAAAGACAATGACATATTAAATGCAATATACTATCACACCACCGGGCGTGAAAACATGTCTACTTTAATGAAGATAACGTACCTTGCAGATTTTATCGAGCCTGCAAGGGAATATCCAGGCGTTGAGCAGCTGAGAAAAATCGCTTTTTCTGGGGACTTGAATGGTGCTGTGCTTAAAGCCTTTGATAATACCATAATATATGTAGTACATAACCAGAAACCATTACACCCTAGAACAGTGTATGCTAGGAATTATCTGTTAGAAAAACAATCGTGA
- the rsfS gene encoding ribosome silencing factor: protein MPATSDGIAQDIINILKDKKAKDIISLDIHELTVIADYFVICHGNSTREARALAEEVEEKMQLKGYRLLRKEGLDLSKWVLLDYGSVIVHIFRKDEREFYGLERLWADAKAKYFQADTAQNM from the coding sequence TTGCCAGCAACAAGTGATGGTATAGCGCAAGATATAATAAATATTTTGAAAGATAAAAAAGCAAAAGATATTATTTCATTGGATATACATGAACTTACTGTTATAGCTGATTATTTTGTCATATGCCATGGAAATTCCACTAGAGAAGCAAGGGCTTTAGCGGAAGAGGTAGAGGAAAAAATGCAGCTAAAGGGCTATAGACTTTTGAGAAAAGAAGGTCTAGATCTTTCCAAATGGGTATTGTTAGACTACGGGTCTGTGATAGTTCATATTTTCCGTAAGGATGAAAGAGAGTTTTATGGACTGGAGAGATTATGGGCAGATGCTAAAGCCAAATATTTCCAAGCTGATACAGCACAAAATATGTGA
- the leuS gene encoding leucine--tRNA ligase — protein sequence MSYNFKDIEQKWQENWEKEKAFKTLEQSSGKRKYYILEMFPYPSGKLHMGHVRNYSIGDVIARYKRMKGFNVLHPMGWDSFGLPAENAAIERKIHPSEWTRDNIDTMRRQLKQLGLSYDWDREVTTSHPDYYKWTQWLFLQLYKKGLAYKKKQPVNWCPSCATVLANEQVVNGGCERCGSEVVQKQLEQWFFKITDYAEQLLKDIEKLSGWPEKVKIMQKNWIGKSMGAEIDFKIDGMDDYLSVYTTRPDTIFGVSYMVLSPEHPIVPELMKNNDRREEMQEFIEKVSSMNSIARTSDDAEKIGVFSGRYVINPLNGEKVPLYLANYVLMDYGTGAVMGVPAHDQRDFEFAKKYNLPIVPVIQPKEDNIDLDNLEHAFEAEGILINSGKFNGLDNNTAIKEIIKFLEQNKSGRQKTNYKLRDWLVSRQRYWGVPIPIIYCDKCGIVPVPEDQLPVELPIDIKFTGKGKSPLSECSEFINTTCPVCGSSAKREEDTLDTFVCSSWYFFRYADAKNDKKVFDFNKAKYWMPVDQYVGGVEHAILHLLYSRFFAKVLYDLDISSVDEPFANLLTQGMVLKEGAKMSKSKGNVVSPKEIMDEYGADTARMFILFASPPERDLEWSDKGVEGCYRFLNRVWRLVTEIKDVFVEYNIDQNKLDKEDKRLRYATHSAIKKVTEDIDKRFNFNTAISAIMELVNSIYHYKENIEDVNRDVLSEAAEKLLLLLSPFTPHIAEELWHNLGKQTSVHQMEWPEYDEAALVKEEIEIVIQVNGKVKDRVKMPADVDKESMENIAKQSDKIKTILSGKDVVKTIVVPKKLVNIVVK from the coding sequence ATGAGCTATAATTTTAAAGATATAGAACAAAAATGGCAGGAAAATTGGGAAAAGGAAAAAGCCTTTAAGACACTTGAACAATCCAGTGGAAAAAGGAAATATTATATACTTGAAATGTTTCCGTATCCTTCCGGTAAATTGCATATGGGACATGTACGGAATTATTCAATAGGAGATGTTATCGCTAGATATAAACGTATGAAAGGTTTTAACGTGCTTCATCCTATGGGCTGGGATTCTTTTGGATTGCCGGCAGAAAATGCAGCTATTGAACGTAAAATTCATCCAAGTGAATGGACTCGTGACAATATTGATACTATGAGGCGCCAGTTAAAACAACTTGGCCTTAGTTATGATTGGGACAGAGAAGTAACTACAAGCCATCCTGACTATTATAAGTGGACTCAGTGGCTGTTCTTACAGCTTTATAAAAAAGGCCTGGCATATAAGAAAAAACAGCCTGTTAATTGGTGTCCATCATGTGCTACTGTTTTAGCTAATGAGCAAGTAGTGAATGGCGGATGTGAAAGATGCGGGTCAGAAGTAGTACAAAAACAATTAGAACAATGGTTTTTTAAGATAACCGATTATGCTGAACAATTGCTCAAAGACATAGAAAAACTTTCCGGATGGCCGGAAAAAGTCAAAATCATGCAAAAAAACTGGATAGGCAAAAGCATGGGTGCAGAAATTGATTTTAAAATTGATGGAATGGATGATTACTTAAGCGTTTATACAACCAGGCCTGATACTATATTCGGTGTTTCATATATGGTGCTATCGCCAGAACATCCCATTGTGCCGGAGTTGATGAAAAATAATGATCGTAGAGAAGAGATGCAAGAGTTTATAGAAAAAGTTTCATCCATGAATAGCATAGCAAGAACTTCAGATGATGCTGAAAAAATAGGTGTTTTTTCAGGCAGATACGTAATTAATCCTTTAAATGGAGAAAAAGTACCTTTATATCTTGCTAATTATGTATTGATGGATTATGGTACAGGAGCTGTAATGGGAGTACCTGCTCATGACCAGAGAGACTTTGAGTTTGCAAAGAAATATAATTTACCTATAGTACCTGTGATACAGCCAAAAGAAGATAATATTGACTTAGATAATTTAGAGCATGCTTTTGAAGCTGAAGGAATATTGATAAACTCAGGAAAATTTAACGGTTTAGATAACAATACCGCAATTAAAGAAATAATTAAATTTTTAGAACAAAACAAAAGTGGAAGACAAAAAACCAATTATAAATTAAGAGACTGGTTAGTATCCAGGCAGAGATATTGGGGTGTTCCAATACCTATTATATATTGTGATAAATGTGGCATAGTCCCTGTACCTGAAGACCAATTACCTGTAGAGCTACCTATAGATATAAAATTTACAGGGAAAGGTAAATCACCACTTTCAGAATGCAGTGAATTTATTAATACTACTTGTCCTGTATGTGGCTCTAGTGCTAAAAGGGAAGAAGATACCTTGGATACATTTGTGTGTTCATCTTGGTATTTCTTCAGGTATGCTGATGCTAAAAATGATAAGAAGGTATTTGATTTCAATAAAGCAAAATATTGGATGCCGGTAGACCAGTATGTTGGTGGAGTGGAACATGCTATATTGCATTTGCTTTATTCAAGATTTTTTGCCAAAGTGTTGTATGATTTAGATATCAGCAGTGTTGATGAGCCATTTGCAAACCTTTTGACACAGGGGATGGTGCTCAAGGAAGGTGCTAAGATGTCAAAATCCAAGGGAAATGTTGTAAGTCCTAAAGAAATTATGGATGAATATGGTGCAGATACTGCGAGAATGTTTATTCTGTTTGCTTCTCCCCCCGAGAGGGATCTAGAATGGAGCGATAAAGGAGTAGAAGGTTGTTATAGGTTTTTAAACAGGGTATGGAGGCTGGTCACTGAAATAAAGGATGTATTCGTTGAATATAATATTGATCAAAACAAATTGGATAAAGAAGATAAAAGATTAAGATATGCAACCCATAGTGCTATAAAAAAAGTGACTGAGGATATTGATAAACGGTTTAATTTCAATACTGCCATAAGTGCGATTATGGAGTTGGTAAATTCAATTTATCATTATAAAGAAAATATAGAAGATGTAAATAGAGATGTTTTAAGTGAAGCGGCAGAAAAGTTATTATTACTTTTATCTCCTTTTACGCCTCATATAGCCGAGGAGCTTTGGCATAATTTAGGGAAACAGACCAGCGTACATCAGATGGAATGGCCTGAATATGATGAGGCAGCTTTGGTAAAGGAAGAAATAGAAATTGTTATACAAGTAAACGGAAAAGTAAAAGATAGGGTTAAAATGCCTGCTGATGTGGACAAAGAGTCCATGGAAAATATCGCAAAGCAAAGCGATAAGATAAAAACTATCTTAAGTGGAAAAGATGTAGTTAAAACAATAGTAGTTCCTAAAAAGCTGGTAAATATTGTAGTGAAGTAG
- a CDS encoding D-alanyl-D-alanine carboxypeptidase, producing the protein MNKKILIAIIIFLICFFNPIKISFAQDLQITADKVILMEAETGKILYKKNAYIKSYPASTTKILTAILALENSGKNEIVVPNDDVLNINNGSSRIYLNPGEKMSVEQLLYALMLPSGNDAAIALADHVSESIESFVTLMNYKSKELGANNTHFVNPHGFHDPDHYTTAYDMAIIARYALKNHDFRKIISTYKYVLPPTNKFDQERRWINTNKLINPESKEYYPKSTGIKTGYTSVAKNCLVASASNDNMELIAVILGCEKDMFSQARALFEYGFEHYKKLNIVNKNKIIETVEVYGSESKTVDIATEEDIIDVFPKENSDSIYHVVDIKDDITAPIKKGEILGRVTYHIGNENRTVNLIALNDVEKKNLINIVKPKKELSIPAWVLIILILIYIPLRIYIAIRRKIRKARKIRRF; encoded by the coding sequence ATGAATAAAAAAATATTAATTGCAATTATCATCTTTTTAATTTGTTTTTTTAATCCTATAAAAATTTCTTTTGCCCAAGATTTACAAATAACTGCTGATAAAGTCATTTTGATGGAAGCAGAAACCGGCAAAATTTTATATAAAAAAAATGCTTATATTAAATCATATCCTGCAAGCACTACTAAAATATTAACAGCTATTCTAGCCCTGGAAAACTCAGGGAAAAATGAGATTGTTGTTCCCAACGATGATGTCTTAAATATTAACAACGGTAGCAGCAGGATATATCTTAACCCTGGAGAAAAAATGTCAGTAGAACAATTGCTATATGCATTGATGTTGCCTTCCGGCAATGATGCTGCCATAGCACTCGCTGATCATGTATCTGAATCAATTGAAAGCTTTGTTACTTTAATGAATTATAAATCAAAAGAGCTTGGTGCAAACAACACGCATTTTGTTAATCCTCATGGTTTTCATGACCCCGATCATTATACCACTGCCTATGATATGGCAATAATAGCTCGATATGCTTTGAAAAATCATGACTTCAGAAAAATAATAAGTACATATAAATATGTACTGCCGCCTACCAATAAGTTTGACCAAGAACGCAGATGGATAAACACAAATAAGCTTATAAATCCTGAAAGCAAAGAATACTACCCTAAATCTACCGGGATTAAAACAGGCTACACTAGTGTAGCCAAAAACTGTTTAGTAGCATCTGCAAGTAATGATAATATGGAATTAATAGCAGTTATATTAGGCTGTGAGAAAGATATGTTTTCTCAAGCTAGGGCATTGTTTGAGTATGGATTTGAACACTACAAGAAACTAAATATAGTCAATAAAAACAAAATAATTGAAACGGTAGAAGTATATGGTAGTGAATCAAAGACTGTAGACATAGCTACAGAGGAAGATATTATTGATGTTTTTCCTAAAGAAAACAGTGATTCTATATACCATGTTGTAGATATAAAAGATGATATCACAGCTCCAATTAAAAAGGGAGAAATACTGGGCAGAGTGACTTATCATATAGGAAACGAAAACCGAACAGTAAACCTCATTGCCTTAAATGATGTTGAAAAGAAAAATTTAATAAATATAGTTAAACCCAAAAAAGAATTATCAATCCCGGCATGGGTACTGATAATTCTAATATTAATATACATACCTTTACGAATTTATATAGCAATAAGGAGGAAAATAAGAAAAGCGAGAAAAATTAGAAGATTTTAA